The Geminocystis sp. NIES-3708 genomic sequence ATTAAAAAATAATTTCGACTAGAACAAATCATTGCATATTTTTCCATAATTGTTCATATTGTTTAACTGATGCAGAAGGTAAAGTTTCAATAAAATCACTTTTTGCAAAAACATCTGAAGACATTTGCACAATTTTTGAGTTACTTTTCAATGATGATTCTATAGGTGATACTCCATTGGTGAATAAATTTATTTGTTTAGCAGACTTTTCTTGCCAACAAAAATCAATGAAATCGTATATTTTCTCTAATTGTTGAGGATTATTTTTGTCTTGACGAGGTTTTACCCATATATCCGCCCATAAAGATGTACCAGATTTAGGTATTACTGCGGAAATATTTTTGTATTGTTTCACTAAAGGTAGTATGTCAGTTGACCATCCCACTGCTAACCAAGTATCACCTAAAATTAAAGGCTGTAAATAATTAGTATTATCATAAAATTTGACTTGTTTTTGCAATGCTATCCACTCTGATTTTAGCTCTGAGATCGTGTTTAAATCTTCAAAATTATAGGAATAACCAAGTTTTTTTAAAATCAAGCCTAAAGTTTCTCTAGGTTGATTTAAAAGGGAAAATTTGCGGGTAAGATCTTTTTTCCATAAGTCATGCCAGTCTTGAGGTTGCCATCCCAATTCTGCAAATTTATCATTACGATAAGCTATCATCGCACATCCCCAACGATAGGGTGCCCCCCAAATTTTACCCTTATTATCTAATTTACCTTGATCATTTCTGGTTACTAAATTCTGAAATTCCAGAGGAAGATTTTGCCAAGTTTCGAGTTTATTTAATTCTACAGGCTCAATTAATTTTTCAACAATTGCTAAATTTAACCAATAATTACCTAATGTCACTAAATCATCGGCAATAACAGGAGATTTATTCTCAGAAAAGTTAGGCAAAGCAAAAGACAATTGATTTTTTTCTCTAATTTTATTTTTACCCTGCCATGTTAGCAATAAATCATATATATCTTTGAGGGTTGATTGTGGTTGAAAATTAACGATGCCTATTTTTTGGAATTCTTGTTGTAACGCAACTATTAATTGTATGGGAATTGAGCCTTGTAGTTGTGCAATATTTAGATCATATTTTTTTTCACATCCTGATAACATAGAAGCTAGGGTTAAACTACTGATACCCCATAAAAAAGATCGACGATTTACCATATCAATTAACAGTGAAAAATGCCCTCTTATTGTATCACCATTGCCTATTATTCATTACCTATTACCTGACTTCTACAATAATAATGAATCTACGTCAATTGTTAAATTAATCAGGAATAGTGGACATTATTTTGTTTAAGACTTTAGCATAGGAAATAGAAAAAACAAATAGTTAAATTAGTTTTAATCAATAATTGAATATGTATAAAAGAAAACAAGAGTTGGTGAATTTACACAGTAAAGTTAATCAGCTTTACGATATTGTTAAACAATTAGGAGAATATATCGGTTGGGAAGGATTGAACAATATTTCTCTGTGCGATTTGAATGTTAATACTGTTTCCGAATCATGTCATATTACCGAAGAGAAACAAAAAAAACACTTTAAAACTCATAAGGATATTTTAATGGATGATGATGCTATTTCCTCAGAATTATCCGATTATACTCAGATTGAAAATAATATTTCCTGTGAAGAACAAGTATATCGTTTGACAGCCCAATTGACGGCGGCTTATCATCGTATTGCATCTCTTGAAGATCAATTATTAGCTACTCGTAGTCATATGGAAACTAGACACAATGGTTTCTATCATGTGCAATAATTCTACTTTATTCATACCTAGCAAATGGGATGCAATTGCACTACCTCCTGCACCAACCCCTTCTTTTACATATCCTTTTTCATAGGCTTGTAAACTAGGATAATTTGAATTACTAAAATTTAGCTCCGTGGCACACAAGGAAACGTTACCGATAATTTTACTTAAACCAATAGTATCACCTGTACAATCTTCCGCCACCCAACGAGTTGTACCAACGATAATGTTTTCTAAGTTAGCCTCAGTATAGTAACATAAATTTTTCAATGCCTTAATTAGCGCAAAAATTGCTAACATTTGTGTACCACCTGCTAACATTACACCGATTTTTTTACTGGCACTTAAAGCTATTCCTGCCACCACAATTTGCATGGGATCACCTACTGCGGCTATAATTTCAAAAGGATCAAATATAGTATTTCGATCATTTAATCCAGCTTGAATTAATCCTTTTTGTACTAATGACCATTTTTGTTCATGATTGCAGATAGGATGACTACTGTTAACTTTTCCTTGAGCGGAAATTCCTAATGCCGTTAATACTGCTAAAGCGGTAGTTGTACCACCCACAACACATTCACTTAAAATTAGATAGCTAGATTTGCTTTGCTGTGCTAAATTTTCTCCCCAAAATAATCCTTGTTGGTATAAATGCTTAACTAACTCTAAAGGTAATGCTTTTCCTGTAGAAACACAATTAGCTGGTTTTCCACCTAAGTCGATATTTTTAATAGAAGGGGATTCTAATAATCCAGCATTAAATATATAAACTGGTAAATTAAATTTTTCAATTACCGCACGACTAATAAAAGTAGGAGAAATACCCACACTTAAAGGTGGTAAAGCAAAAGTTGGATTTTCTTGAATTCCATTCACCAAAAATTCCCCATCAGCTAAGGCTGTATAACGTCTCGATTCGGGTGTTATCCCTGCGGTAGAAATATTGGGTAATAAAGCCGTAGCAGTAAAGCCTAAAGTGCAAGTAAAAATAGGAATACAATCGTTATATTTATTCAACCATTTTTGTCCTTGCTCAATTTCAGTATAAACTCTTATATCCATATAATAATTAACAATAAAGGAGTTTTATCTTCACGTCCTCTAGTCTCCTACTCTTTCCTGAAACTCAATTTCGTCATTATTACTAATTAAAGTTTGCTCAAAATAGTCTGCTATATTATTTTTTTGATCAGCTACTAACACTTTAGCACGATGACCATTAATCATAACATCTTGGCGATCGCATTGTTCATAAGCATAAATAATTAACAAATCACCGGGTTTACATAATAAAGCGGCACCACCATTAGGGCAGATTTCCCGACTACCTCTTATTCCAGGTATAGCATAAGTTGACCAACGTTGGGCATTATTTAAGTTAACTACATCTACTTCTTCCAAAGGTAAAATACCGACTTTTTCCATTAATTCAGGATCAATAGAAATACTACCGACATAATCTACATTAGCAGACGTAACCGTAACTCTATGTAGTTTACCGTGCATTAATCGGATCATGTTCATAAAATATTAATTAATAGACTTTGATATGGTTTAGTTAAACTAAGATGTTGCACAAGAATAAAAATATCCAATAAAGTCAGAGTTAAGAAAATGAATTGACAACAAGTTTTAGTAAATTATTGTTGCTATATTCTGTTTTATGGCTTCTTTATGCCTTCATCAATGTATTTTATGGTTAGTGCAAGACTTAAGTTAAATGAAAGGAGATAAAATCAAAGATAAGTCAGTAATGGGAGCAGGAATCATAGCACCTCTGGAGTCGAGTAATTGTACTATTACTAAATAGATAACACCTAATAAAACTGAAATTATTCCTGTAATTATCGCCACTATTTTTTTTCTTTCCATCTCTTAATCTCTTTTTATAATATTTATTTTGTTTAAGTTTCTTAAAATTCTGTTACCTAATTATATATTAGTTATTTACTTGTACAAAACTATTAAACCATGATGGAGTAAATTCCTCAAAAACAGATCTACTGCTAAACTGAGATCTATGTAAAAAAAGATTCAATGAAGATTATAAAATATTTATTAAGAGTAATTACAACCCCTTCACTTTTTACACTGATTTCCCGTTAGAATGTTTTAGAATGCTGGTAAGGAATTTTTATTTAACTAGATTTTAATTGGTATTTTTTCTTACAGAAAGTGAAATGATAATACTTTAAATGTTGATAAGGTTAATAGAGGTAAAAAAATGAAAATTTCCCACTTTTTACGCCAATATGAACAAGGAATTCGTGAATTTCGAGAGATTAGACTACAAAGTGCTGATTTAGCTCAATCAGTTTTAGTAGCGTTGAATTTACAAGGCTCAAAATTAATTGGTATTAACTTCAATCGTGCTTTTTTGACTAAATCTAATTTTACCCACACTCAACTAAATTGGTCAGATTTCACCTATGCTAAATTAAGTGAGGCTATTTTCAATTATGCTGATTTAACTAAAGCTAATTTAACTGGTGCTTTTATGGTGCGATCGCAATTTATTAAAAGTCAATTAAGCGGTGCAAATCTTAGTCATGTTAATTTAGCGAAGGGTGACTTAACAGAAGTCAATTTATGTGGTGCATCTCTTTACCGAGTCAACTTAAGAGGGGCAAATATGAATAAAAGTAATCTTAATTGGAGTAATTTTCAAGAGGCAAGATTAAGTGGTGCGAATATGAGAGAATGCTCTGCTTATCAAGGTAATTTTACACGATCTTTTATGAAAGAAGTTAACTTAACTAATAGTAACTTAGTTGAAGCTAATTTAAGTGGTGCAAGATTAAGTGGGGCAAATTTACAAGAGGCAAATTTACAAAGGGCAAATTTCCAAGGGGCTCGTTTATGTCGAGTTAATTTTCGAGATGCAGATTTAAGAGGTGCAAATTTTCAAGGTGCAGATTTAGAAATGGCAAATTTGACAGGGGCAATTTTAGATAACACTAATTTATCTCAAGCTAATTTAAGCGGTGCAAATTTAGCTCATACTAACCTTAATAATTCTTGTTTAGATCGAACTATTTTACCAGAAACTTTACACAAAATTATGAACGTAGATATTAACAACAATCTTAATTATTATTCTTTTAATATTTTTTTGGAAGCAAGTTAAACTATTAGGAATTAAAAATTATAAATTAATTATTTCAATTATTAATAATTAAGATGGGTTGTTTGAGAATAACATCAACATAAATTATGTTATTAAGCTATGAGTTTAACAAATCTAAATTTTAGTTCTGGCTTCTGCTATAATTTTTTCTAATTGAGTTTGTAATT encodes the following:
- a CDS encoding extracellular solute-binding protein, with amino-acid sequence MVNRRSFLWGISSLTLASMLSGCEKKYDLNIAQLQGSIPIQLIVALQQEFQKIGIVNFQPQSTLKDIYDLLLTWQGKNKIREKNQLSFALPNFSENKSPVIADDLVTLGNYWLNLAIVEKLIEPVELNKLETWQNLPLEFQNLVTRNDQGKLDNKGKIWGAPYRWGCAMIAYRNDKFAELGWQPQDWHDLWKKDLTRKFSLLNQPRETLGLILKKLGYSYNFEDLNTISELKSEWIALQKQVKFYDNTNYLQPLILGDTWLAVGWSTDILPLVKQYKNISAVIPKSGTSLWADIWVKPRQDKNNPQQLEKIYDFIDFCWQEKSAKQINLFTNGVSPIESSLKSNSKIVQMSSDVFAKSDFIETLPSASVKQYEQLWKNMQ
- the panD gene encoding aspartate 1-decarboxylase; amino-acid sequence: MNMIRLMHGKLHRVTVTSANVDYVGSISIDPELMEKVGILPLEEVDVVNLNNAQRWSTYAIPGIRGSREICPNGGAALLCKPGDLLIIYAYEQCDRQDVMINGHRAKVLVADQKNNIADYFEQTLISNNDEIEFQERVGD
- a CDS encoding pentapeptide repeat-containing protein; the protein is MKISHFLRQYEQGIREFREIRLQSADLAQSVLVALNLQGSKLIGINFNRAFLTKSNFTHTQLNWSDFTYAKLSEAIFNYADLTKANLTGAFMVRSQFIKSQLSGANLSHVNLAKGDLTEVNLCGASLYRVNLRGANMNKSNLNWSNFQEARLSGANMRECSAYQGNFTRSFMKEVNLTNSNLVEANLSGARLSGANLQEANLQRANFQGARLCRVNFRDADLRGANFQGADLEMANLTGAILDNTNLSQANLSGANLAHTNLNNSCLDRTILPETLHKIMNVDINNNLNYYSFNIFLEAS
- the cobT gene encoding nicotinate mononucleotide-dependent phosphoribosyltransferase CobT; its protein translation is MDIRVYTEIEQGQKWLNKYNDCIPIFTCTLGFTATALLPNISTAGITPESRRYTALADGEFLVNGIQENPTFALPPLSVGISPTFISRAVIEKFNLPVYIFNAGLLESPSIKNIDLGGKPANCVSTGKALPLELVKHLYQQGLFWGENLAQQSKSSYLILSECVVGGTTTALAVLTALGISAQGKVNSSHPICNHEQKWSLVQKGLIQAGLNDRNTIFDPFEIIAAVGDPMQIVVAGIALSASKKIGVMLAGGTQMLAIFALIKALKNLCYYTEANLENIIVGTTRWVAEDCTGDTIGLSKIIGNVSLCATELNFSNSNYPSLQAYEKGYVKEGVGAGGSAIASHLLGMNKVELLHMIETIVSSFHMTTSS